From the genome of Thiovibrio frasassiensis:
GGCCTGATCGGCCAAGGCCTGCTCTTTCTCCAGCACACCCCGGTCCGGCTGCTGCTTGGCCAGGTCGCGGCGCAGCCGGTTGAGGGCGGATTCGTATTGATGGAGACAGCGCGGCAGGTGAAAGAACTCCAGTTGACCGAAAAGCCCCTTGAAGGTATGCACCTGGCGGTAAATCTCGGCAAGCCCTGCGGCCAGCTCCTCGTCCGGGGCGGCGAGCAGCCGGGGCAGGGTGTTTTCCGCAAAGTTGCGGTAATCGTCAAGCACCTCGAACAGCTCGGCCGATTCGGTGACCGCGGCCACGATGAAGCGCAGGTGGGTCTGCTCCTCCGCCACCCGGGCCTCAAGGCGGCGCTGTTCGGTGATATCGGTGATGATCAGCATCAGCCGTTCCGCGCCCAGCAGGCGGTAGGCGATATCCAGGTAACGGTCGTTAAGAAACAGCTCCTTGGGCATCAGCGAGAGCAGGATGTCGCGCTGAAATTCGTCGGCGGTCTGCACGATCCGCTCGATATTGGCGCCGAAACGGTCCCGTTCCTCCTTATCTTCGGGAAAGAGCAGGGCAGCCACGGATGCACCGGCCACCTCCTTACCGAAAAAGGTCAGGCATTCCCGGCTGTATTCCGGTTCCACCGCCAGATCCGGGCCAAAAGAGAGAAAGCCCTGGCCCGAGTTGTTGAGCAGCCCGGCCAGGCGGTCGCTCTTGTCGGCCAGTTGGCGGCGGGTGATGAGAATGCGCCGGTACATGGTGGCGATGAGATAGGTGACCAGCAGCACCACCGTGGCATTGGCCAGCAGGATGTAGATGAGCTGCCGGGTGCTGTCCGCAGTCTGCTGCAGAAAGGCGGCTTTGTCGATGGTCACCCCCAGCACCCCGGCGGTCTCCCCGGTCTGCCAGTAAGTATGGCAGACGGTGCACTTATCCTCCACCGGGATGCGCTCGTAAAAATGGGCCTCGCGGGCGTCGAGCATCTCGGCTCGGTTCTGTTTGTTAAAGCGGAGATTTTTATCCAAAACGTAATGACATTCGGCGCAATCTTTGTCCTGGACCTTCGCCAGGTGGATCTGTCCGGCGGCGGAATCGAAACGGCCGGCCAGATGCCAGTCCTTGCGCAGGAACATCCCCCGGGTTTTTTCGTACAGGACGAGGTTGGTGCTGACAAACCCGGCCGGTTGACTGTGGACAAAGGGCAGCCCCACGGTCACCGTGCCGGACCGGTAGTTCATCAACCCTTCGCGGGGATAGAGGGTGGTGGCGGTTACCCCTTCCAGCTGGGCGATATTGTCCATCACCAATTGAAAGGTTTTGCGCTGGCCTTTTTCGATGGAATCGCGGGTCTGGGAGACATAGCTGGAGAGGATGCCGCGGCCCTGCTCGCGGATGGTGTGGTTCATCATCTGCTTTTGGTAGTAATAAAATATGACTCCGGCCACCACCGAGATCAGCAGCAGGCAGGAAAAGGCGATCAGGAGAAAGCGCGGCACCACCCGGTCTGGGTTGGGCTCCCGGTTGCCCGGTTTCGGTTTATCCATCTCCGGCCTCCTCCTATGATCTTTTCACAATAACCCCTGGCGCAGGCGCGGGATCATCATGGGTGTGGTAGAGCCGGGCACGGGGGAACAGCTCGCCGGCGCAGCCGATGCAGGGGTGCCCGGCCCGGACGCAGTTGTTGGTGTTGCCGTTGTAGCCGCTGGCGACGCAATCGTTGTAGGTCACCGGTCCCTGGCAGCCCAACTCCAGCAGGCATCCTTCCTCGCCGATGCGGAGGGCGAAATCGCGGGCCTGAAAGGCTGGGTAGCGGGGGCAGCGCTCATGGACCGAATGGGTGAAGAACTGCCGCGGACGCCTGGCATCGTCGAGATCAGGCAACCCCTTGCTCTTAATGAAATGGAGGAGGGTGTAGACCAGGTGCTCGGGGTGCATGGGGCAGGCGGGCAGGTTGACCGTTGGCGTCTTGATGCCCCGCTGCTTGAGAAAATCATCCAGGGATGCAGCGCCGGTGAGGGTGCCGGCCATTTTCGCCACCCCGCCCGAGGCGGCACAAGTGCCGACGGCAATACAGGCGGATGCTTTCGCGGCCAGCAAGTTTACCCATTCGCTGATGGGCTTATGGGCCATCATGCAGGCGTGCGGCATGGCCACGGGGATGGCGCCCTCCAGAATTAGGATGTACGGCTTGTTGGCAGCGGCCAGTTTATTGAGAATCTGCGGTACCTGAGTCCCGGTGGCGGAAGAGAGATTGGGATGGTACAGCACCCGGCTGAAATAGGTGAGAAAATCCAGGATGGTGATCTGCTCGACATTGAGAAACGAGGTGGAGCAGCCGGAACAGGACGCCCCCTGCAGCCAGACCAGATCGGGCCGCGACCAGCCGACGGACGAAGGGTTGGCCTCGGCAGCCAGCAACTCTTCGAAGGAGAGCAGCGGCGCAGCCCCGGCCGCGAGCACCACCTGGTAGATTCTTTGCAGAAATTTCCGTCGATCCAAGGTTATTGTCATTTTCAGTCAGCAGTACCAGGTCAGAGTTTTACAATAACTCCCCCGCCCTTGACGGGAGGGGGCTGGGGGGTGGGTGAACTCGCCAACAGCATCACCTCATGCACCTTCCCCCTCACCCTAGCCCTCTCCCGCAAGGGGCGAGGGGACTTTTTTTGTTCCGTACGGTTTAATGCACCGAGCACGCAATGCAAGGATCGGCGGAGCGGACGATGCGGGCCAATTCCAGAGGATTGGCCGGATCGGCGATCCGGGTGCCGATCAGCATCTGCTCCACCGCCCCCGGTTGCCCGGTGGCGTCCCGCGGGCCCATGTTCCAGGTGGTGGGCATCACCATTTCATAATTCTTGATCAACCCCTTATTGTCGATTTCCACCCAGTGGCCGAGGGCGCCGCGCGAGGCCTCGGTGATCCCGATGCCTTTTACGTTGCGGGGCATTTCCTTTTCGCTGAAACCGAGAACCCCCGGCTGGACCTGCTCGACCTGCTCCTTGAGCCGCTTGAGCAACAACGAGACCGTGATATACCGGCTCAAATGGCGGCCCAGCACAGAGTTGTAGTCTTTTAGCCCGATGCCGAGATCCCGGTTGAGCTGGTCCACCAGGCGGTTCAGGGCCGGATTGCGGCCGGAATGATAGGTGTTCACCACCCGGGCCGCAGCCCCGGTTTCCATGACCTTGCCCCCGTAGCGGGGGGCGCGGCTCCAGCTGTATTTTCCGTCCGGCAGCTGTTCCTCGCGCTGGAATTCCTGCCAGTCCAAGGGCTCCAGCCTATTTGCCCCCAGAGGCTTGACGGCGCCGGATTTGTTTTTGTAGTAGCTGTAGGTGTGATCCTCGGTGATCGCGTTGAGGTCGAGAGCTGTGTGTCTGCCCACGATGGTCGCGCCTCCGGCAAACAAATGATTTTTGCCGGAAGAGTCGGGAAAATAGGGAAACGAGAGGAAATTGCCGTAACCGCGTCCTTCCTTGAAATAGCCTGGAAAAGCCTTGGCCACCGCCAGGATATCTTCCCGGTAACAGGAATGGACAAACCGCTCCACCTGATTGAGCAGGGTGCGGTATTGGGCGAGATTGTTGATGGTTGGCCGGGTCGTGACCCCGCCGGCCTCAATGGCCACGGGGTGGGGGGACTTGCCGCCGAACAGGGCTACCATCTTGTGCAGGGAGGCCATGACGGTAAAGGATTCCAGATAATTATGCACCGCCGAGAGATTGGCTTCCCTGTCTTTGAGGAAATCGCCCTTATACCGGGGGAGAAAGGGGGCGGCTGGAAAGATCCGCTGGGAGCGGGTTTCGGCGCGCACCCAATCGCGCATCGCAGTCAAGCCGGGGTCCGCGCCCCGGTACTCCAGCACGGCGGTGACGTCGATGAAATCCAGGGCGCTCAACTGGTAAAAATGAAACAGGCAATCCTGCACCTGATACGCGCCGACAATGAGGTTGCGGAGCAGTTGCCCGTTGGCATTGGGGCGGATCCCCATGGCGTTTTCCAGGGCCAGGGCCGCCGCTTCCGCGTGGGCATACGGACAGACCCCGCAGACCCGCTGGGTCAACTGCAAGGCGGTGCGGGGATCATAGCCGATGAGCGCCTTTTCAATGCCGCGAAAGAGCATGCCCGAAGTCCG
Proteins encoded in this window:
- a CDS encoding ATP-binding protein, translated to MDKPKPGNREPNPDRVVPRFLLIAFSCLLLISVVAGVIFYYYQKQMMNHTIREQGRGILSSYVSQTRDSIEKGQRKTFQLVMDNIAQLEGVTATTLYPREGLMNYRSGTVTVGLPFVHSQPAGFVSTNLVLYEKTRGMFLRKDWHLAGRFDSAAGQIHLAKVQDKDCAECHYVLDKNLRFNKQNRAEMLDAREAHFYERIPVEDKCTVCHTYWQTGETAGVLGVTIDKAAFLQQTADSTRQLIYILLANATVVLLVTYLIATMYRRILITRRQLADKSDRLAGLLNNSGQGFLSFGPDLAVEPEYSRECLTFFGKEVAGASVAALLFPEDKEERDRFGANIERIVQTADEFQRDILLSLMPKELFLNDRYLDIAYRLLGAERLMLIITDITEQRRLEARVAEEQTHLRFIVAAVTESAELFEVLDDYRNFAENTLPRLLAAPDEELAAGLAEIYRQVHTFKGLFGQLEFFHLPRCLHQYESALNRLRRDLAKQQPDRGVLEKEQALADQALAQELAVLRETLGDSFFARRGHLSLTPEQTEMLERLADRLLQGGPGLDSEETREMLRRIKRLRYVSLSELLSGHAKAAVRLAERLEKELAPVEVEDHGVRVAPEIYGPFTKSLIHLFRNAVDHGLESPEERLEQGKEEEGHLRCRTFLEDEQIVVEIDDDGRGLDLEALRRKGVATGLFTPEQGAALDEATLRLLIFKDEFSTKEEVSELSGRGVGLAAVRMETERLGGRIEVDSTLGQGTRFRFILPYLEALKDSQTGKKATGS
- a CDS encoding hydrogenase small subunit, translating into MTITLDRRKFLQRIYQVVLAAGAAPLLSFEELLAAEANPSSVGWSRPDLVWLQGASCSGCSTSFLNVEQITILDFLTYFSRVLYHPNLSSATGTQVPQILNKLAAANKPYILILEGAIPVAMPHACMMAHKPISEWVNLLAAKASACIAVGTCAASGGVAKMAGTLTGAASLDDFLKQRGIKTPTVNLPACPMHPEHLVYTLLHFIKSKGLPDLDDARRPRQFFTHSVHERCPRYPAFQARDFALRIGEEGCLLELGCQGPVTYNDCVASGYNGNTNNCVRAGHPCIGCAGELFPRARLYHTHDDPAPAPGVIVKRS
- a CDS encoding nickel-dependent hydrogenase large subunit, producing the protein MTATKITVDPLTRVEGHLKFETRIENGVVASARTSGMLFRGIEKALIGYDPRTALQLTQRVCGVCPYAHAEAAALALENAMGIRPNANGQLLRNLIVGAYQVQDCLFHFYQLSALDFIDVTAVLEYRGADPGLTAMRDWVRAETRSQRIFPAAPFLPRYKGDFLKDREANLSAVHNYLESFTVMASLHKMVALFGGKSPHPVAIEAGGVTTRPTINNLAQYRTLLNQVERFVHSCYREDILAVAKAFPGYFKEGRGYGNFLSFPYFPDSSGKNHLFAGGATIVGRHTALDLNAITEDHTYSYYKNKSGAVKPLGANRLEPLDWQEFQREEQLPDGKYSWSRAPRYGGKVMETGAAARVVNTYHSGRNPALNRLVDQLNRDLGIGLKDYNSVLGRHLSRYITVSLLLKRLKEQVEQVQPGVLGFSEKEMPRNVKGIGITEASRGALGHWVEIDNKGLIKNYEMVMPTTWNMGPRDATGQPGAVEQMLIGTRIADPANPLELARIVRSADPCIACSVH